One window of the Mycobacterium haemophilum DSM 44634 genome contains the following:
- a CDS encoding PPE family protein yields the protein MSNFDLLPPDVNVLNIRGPGSKPIRAAAAAWTDLAEKLSSATRQWICQVGDAESWFQGPAAESFSLAAARYSSWLQGHGNTASKTAEYLHRAANIYDETVEGMVPYTTIATNRVATLGLKTTNLLGQFTAKIAELDYEYQKMWAQNAKMMNTYQEAIFDIMGQAESEGIAPAPLVISSSSRRERRYY from the coding sequence GTGTCAAATTTCGACCTATTACCACCCGACGTCAACGTCCTCAATATTCGTGGTCCGGGTTCTAAGCCAATACGGGCCGCTGCAGCCGCATGGACCGATCTGGCGGAAAAGTTGTCTTCTGCGACGAGACAGTGGATATGTCAAGTTGGCGATGCGGAAAGCTGGTTTCAAGGTCCGGCAGCGGAAAGCTTTTCATTAGCGGCGGCACGGTACAGCTCTTGGCTGCAGGGACACGGCAACACGGCTAGTAAGACCGCTGAGTATCTTCATCGCGCGGCGAATATCTACGACGAGACGGTCGAGGGGATGGTGCCGTACACTACGATAGCGACGAACCGCGTGGCTACCTTAGGTTTGAAAACAACTAACCTTTTGGGGCAATTCACCGCCAAAATCGCGGAGCTGGATTACGAATACCAAAAGATGTGGGCCCAGAATGCGAAAATGATGAATACATATCAGGAAGCCATCTTCGATATTATGGGGCAGGCTGAGAGTGAGGGAATTGCACCAGCGCCGCTGGTGATCTCCAGCTCTTCCAGAAGGGAAAGGAGGTACTACTAA
- a CDS encoding PE family protein: MAFMPQSDLPEGSDRLLPPSSLQPRRRPRRLIQQEDSSDEEIESLALVSSRRNKDSNASSLRDKEAMQASPDSMTGISTKMVEIAHQVSIANAQKAPAMTKIPAPGKDSVSALLARFFNARGVSYQVHTDRGADIGEQFSWSLKDAATAYSETDKI; encoded by the coding sequence ATGGCGTTTATGCCACAATCAGACTTACCAGAAGGCTCGGATCGGTTGTTACCGCCAAGCTCGCTTCAGCCGCGCCGACGGCCGCGCCGGCTCATACAACAAGAAGACTCCTCCGACGAAGAGATCGAGTCGCTGGCGTTAGTATCCTCACGTAGAAATAAAGACTCGAATGCGTCGTCCCTACGCGACAAGGAGGCGATGCAGGCAAGTCCAGATAGCATGACTGGGATAAGCACCAAGATGGTGGAAATAGCTCACCAGGTTTCGATAGCAAATGCCCAGAAGGCCCCGGCGATGACCAAGATTCCCGCGCCGGGGAAGGATAGCGTGTCAGCTCTGTTAGCGAGATTTTTTAATGCTCGCGGGGTGTCGTACCAGGTGCATACCGATCGCGGCGCGGACATCGGCGAGCAGTTCTCTTGGAGCCTAAAGGATGCCGCAACTGCTTATAGCGAAACTGACAAGATCTGA
- a CDS encoding peroxiredoxin translates to MLGVGATAPDFTLRDQNQQSVTLSSYRGTKNVLLVFFPLAFTGICQGELDQLRDHLPDFENDDSVALAISVGPPPTHKIWATQSGFLFPVLSDFWPHGEVSQHYGVFNDAAGYSNRGTFVVDRSGIIRFAEMKQPGEARDQRLWTQALAALKA, encoded by the coding sequence ATGCTGGGCGTCGGAGCCACCGCCCCCGACTTCACGCTGCGCGACCAGAATCAGCAGTCCGTCACGCTCAGCAGCTATCGCGGCACCAAGAACGTGCTGCTGGTGTTTTTCCCGCTGGCATTCACCGGGATCTGCCAGGGTGAGCTGGACCAGTTGCGTGATCATCTGCCGGATTTCGAAAACGACGACAGCGTGGCGCTGGCCATTTCGGTCGGGCCACCGCCCACCCACAAGATCTGGGCGACCCAGAGCGGATTTCTGTTTCCGGTGTTGTCGGATTTCTGGCCGCACGGCGAGGTCAGCCAGCACTACGGCGTGTTTAACGATGCCGCCGGCTACTCCAACCGCGGTACCTTCGTCGTCGATCGGTCGGGGATCATTCGGTTCGCCGAGATGAAGCAGCCTGGCGAGGCCCGCGACCAGCGGCTGTGGACTCAAGCCTTGGCGGCGCTAAAGGCTTGA
- a CDS encoding DUF3052 domain-containing protein encodes MVAADHAPSFAGKLGIQRGQVVQEWGWDEDTDDDIRAAVEEACGGELLDEDTDEVVDVSLLWWRDGDGDLVDTLMDAITPLAEDGVIWVLTPKTGKPGHVLPAEIAEAAPTAGLMPTSSVNLGDWSASRLVQPKSRAGKR; translated from the coding sequence GTGGTCGCGGCGGATCACGCCCCGAGCTTCGCTGGCAAACTGGGCATCCAACGAGGCCAAGTTGTCCAAGAGTGGGGTTGGGACGAAGACACCGACGACGACATCCGCGCCGCGGTTGAAGAGGCGTGCGGTGGCGAGTTGCTCGATGAAGATACCGACGAGGTGGTCGACGTCTCCTTGCTGTGGTGGCGAGACGGCGACGGGGATCTGGTGGACACCTTGATGGACGCGATTACTCCGCTCGCCGAAGACGGGGTGATTTGGGTGCTGACCCCTAAGACCGGAAAGCCCGGTCACGTACTGCCCGCTGAGATCGCGGAGGCGGCCCCCACTGCCGGCCTGATGCCGACCTCGTCGGTCAACCTGGGTGACTGGAGCGCTAGCCGGCTAGTCCAGCCGAAGTCGCGGGCCGGGAAGCGCTGA
- the aceE gene encoding pyruvate dehydrogenase (acetyl-transferring), homodimeric type has product MTTEFARPDLTKTPMSSKNPGSASEPDRVRVIREGVASYLPDIDPEETTEWLESFDELLERSGPSRARYLMLRLLERAGEQRVAIPALTSTDYVNTIPTELEPWFPGDEDIERRYRAWIRWNAAIMVHRAQRPGVGVGGHISTYASSAALYEVGFNHFFRGKSHPGGGDQVFIQGHASPGIYARAFLEGRLSADQLDGFRQEHSHPGGGLPSYPHPRLMPDFWEFPTVSMGLGPLNAIYQARFNHYLHDRDIKDTSDQHVWCFLGDGEMDEPESRGLAHVAALEGLDNLTFVINCNLQRLDGPVRGNGKIIQELESFFRGAGWNVIKVVWGREWDALLYADRDGALVNLMNVTPDGDYQTYKANDGRFVRDHFFGRDPRTKALVEHMSDQEIWNLKRGGHDYRKVYAAYRAAVDHKGQPTVILAKTIKGYALGKHFEGRNATHQMKKLTLQDLKEFRDTQRIPISDAQLEENPYLPPYYHPGPDAPEIRYLLDRRRALGGFLPERRTKSKALALPSRDTYAALKKGSGTQEVATTMAIVRTFKEVLRHKEVGSRIVPIIPDEARTFGMDSWFPSLKIYNRNGQLYTAVDAQLMLAYKESEVGQILHEGIDEAGSVGSFIAAGTSYSTHNEPMIPIYIFYSMFGFQRTGDGLWAAADQMARGFLLGATAGRTTLTGEGLQHADGHSLLLAATNPAVVAYDPAFAYEIAYIVESGLARMFGEDPENVFFYITVYNEPYPQPPEPENFDPDGVLRGMYRYHKAKEQRSNRAHILASGVSMPAALKAAEMLSADWDVAADVWSVTSWGELNRDGVSIETARLRYPDQPASVPYVTQVLSEARSDNAGPVIAVSDWMRAVPEQIRPWVPGTYVTLGTDGFGFSDTRPAARRYFNTDAESQVVAVLEALARDGEIDPSVPIAAARQYQIDDVQAAPEQTSDPGLA; this is encoded by the coding sequence TTGACAACCGAGTTCGCGCGCCCGGATCTGACCAAAACCCCCATGAGCTCCAAAAATCCCGGCAGCGCAAGCGAACCCGACCGCGTTCGGGTGATCCGCGAAGGTGTGGCGTCGTATCTGCCCGATATCGACCCCGAGGAGACGACGGAGTGGCTGGAGTCCTTCGACGAATTGCTGGAGCGCTCGGGGCCGTCGCGGGCGCGATATCTGATGCTGCGGCTATTGGAACGGGCCGGCGAGCAGCGGGTGGCGATCCCGGCGCTGACATCGACTGACTACGTCAACACCATCCCGACCGAGCTCGAGCCGTGGTTCCCCGGCGACGAGGACATTGAACGTCGCTACCGCGCCTGGATCAGGTGGAACGCGGCGATTATGGTGCACCGCGCGCAACGACCGGGTGTGGGCGTCGGTGGTCATATCTCGACCTACGCCTCGTCCGCGGCGCTCTACGAGGTCGGGTTCAACCACTTTTTCCGGGGCAAATCGCATCCCGGCGGCGGAGATCAGGTGTTCATCCAGGGTCACGCGTCCCCCGGAATCTACGCGCGCGCCTTCCTGGAAGGCAGGTTGTCCGCAGATCAGCTGGATGGGTTCCGTCAGGAGCACAGTCATCCCGGCGGCGGGTTGCCGTCCTACCCGCACCCGCGGCTAATGCCCGACTTCTGGGAATTCCCCACCGTGTCGATGGGTCTGGGCCCGCTCAACGCCATTTATCAGGCACGGTTCAACCACTATCTGCATGACCGGGACATCAAGGACACCTCCGACCAGCACGTGTGGTGTTTTTTGGGCGACGGCGAAATGGACGAGCCGGAGAGCCGCGGGCTCGCGCATGTCGCGGCCCTCGAGGGTCTGGACAACCTGACCTTCGTCATCAACTGCAACTTGCAGCGCCTCGACGGTCCGGTGCGCGGCAACGGCAAGATCATCCAGGAGCTGGAGTCGTTCTTCCGGGGCGCCGGCTGGAACGTCATCAAGGTGGTGTGGGGCCGCGAATGGGACGCGCTGCTGTATGCCGACCGGGACGGCGCCCTGGTTAACCTGATGAACGTCACCCCTGATGGTGATTACCAAACGTACAAAGCCAACGACGGCCGCTTTGTCCGCGACCACTTCTTCGGGCGCGACCCGCGTACCAAGGCGCTGGTGGAACACATGAGCGACCAGGAGATCTGGAACCTTAAGCGCGGCGGTCACGACTACCGCAAGGTTTACGCCGCCTACCGCGCCGCCGTCGACCACAAGGGACAGCCAACGGTGATCCTGGCCAAGACCATCAAGGGCTACGCGCTGGGCAAGCATTTCGAGGGCCGCAACGCCACTCATCAGATGAAAAAGCTTACGCTGCAAGATCTTAAGGAATTTCGCGATACCCAGCGGATTCCGATTTCGGATGCCCAGTTGGAGGAAAATCCCTACCTGCCGCCGTATTACCACCCCGGCCCCGACGCCCCGGAAATCCGTTACCTGCTCGACCGGCGTCGCGCCCTTGGCGGTTTCCTGCCGGAGCGCCGGACCAAGTCCAAAGCGCTGGCGCTTCCTAGTCGCGACACCTACGCCGCGCTAAAGAAGGGCTCGGGAACCCAGGAAGTCGCCACCACCATGGCGATCGTGCGCACATTCAAAGAAGTGTTGCGGCACAAGGAAGTCGGCTCACGGATCGTCCCGATCATTCCCGATGAGGCACGCACGTTCGGCATGGACTCGTGGTTTCCGTCGTTGAAGATCTATAACCGCAACGGCCAGCTGTACACCGCCGTCGACGCCCAGCTGATGCTGGCGTACAAGGAGAGCGAAGTCGGGCAGATCCTGCACGAAGGAATTGATGAGGCCGGGTCGGTGGGCTCATTCATCGCGGCGGGCACGTCGTATTCGACGCACAACGAGCCGATGATTCCGATCTACATCTTCTATTCAATGTTCGGGTTCCAACGCACCGGCGACGGCCTGTGGGCCGCGGCCGACCAGATGGCGCGCGGCTTCCTACTCGGGGCCACCGCGGGACGCACCACGCTGACCGGCGAGGGCCTGCAACACGCCGACGGCCACTCGTTGCTGTTGGCGGCCACCAATCCGGCAGTCGTCGCCTACGACCCCGCGTTCGCCTACGAAATCGCCTATATCGTCGAAAGCGGGCTGGCCCGGATGTTTGGCGAAGACCCGGAGAACGTGTTCTTCTACATCACCGTCTACAACGAGCCCTACCCACAGCCACCCGAGCCGGAGAACTTCGATCCCGACGGCGTGCTGCGCGGCATGTACCGCTACCACAAGGCTAAGGAGCAACGTTCCAACAGAGCGCACATCTTGGCCTCCGGGGTGTCAATGCCCGCGGCGCTGAAGGCAGCCGAGATGTTGTCCGCTGACTGGGATGTCGCCGCCGACGTGTGGTCGGTGACCAGTTGGGGCGAACTGAACCGCGACGGGGTGTCCATCGAAACGGCCCGGCTGCGTTACCCCGACCAGCCGGCGAGTGTCCCCTATGTGACCCAGGTCTTATCCGAAGCCCGCTCGGATAACGCCGGACCGGTAATCGCCGTATCGGACTGGATGCGCGCGGTGCCCGAGCAAATCCGGCCGTGGGTTCCTGGCACCTACGTCACGCTGGGCACCGACGGATTCGGCTTTTCTGACACCCGGCCGGCCGCTCGGCGCTATTTCAACACCGACGCCGAATCACAGGTGGTCGCGGTGTTGGAGGCGCTGGCACGCGACGGTGAGATCGACCCGTCGGTGCCGATCGCGGCCGCACGTCAATACCAGATCGACGATGTGCAGGCCGCCCCAGAGCAGACGTCGGATCCCGGTCTTGCCTAA
- a CDS encoding PucR family transcriptional regulator, which translates to MNDNQFASAAPRRSPLELLDTVPDSLLRRLKQYSGRLATEAVTAMQERLPFFADLEASQRASVALVVQTAVVNFVEWMQDPHSDVSYTAQAFELVPQDLTRRIALRHTVDMVRVTMEFFEEVVPLLARSEEQLTALTVGILKYSRDLAFTAATAYADAAEARGTWDSRMEASVVDAVVRGDTGPELLSRAAALNWDTTAPATVVVGTPAPDRDGANGQVSSERASQEVRDIAARHGRAALTDVHGTWLVAIISGRLAPTDKFFGDLLHAFSDGPVVIGPTAPMLTAAYHSASEAISGMNAVAGWNGAPRPVLARELLPERALMGDASAIVALHTDVMRPLADAGPTLIETLDAYLDCGGAIEACARKLFVHPNTVRYRLKRITDFTGRDPTLPRDAYVLRVAATVGQLNYPTHHSSTGNKTMPQVQLPVIRGAMTPSGR; encoded by the coding sequence GTGAATGACAATCAGTTTGCGTCTGCAGCGCCACGCAGGTCACCGCTCGAACTACTGGACACCGTGCCCGATTCGCTGCTGCGACGGTTGAAGCAGTACTCGGGTCGACTGGCCACTGAAGCGGTCACGGCGATGCAAGAACGGTTGCCCTTCTTCGCCGACCTGGAAGCGTCTCAGCGCGCCAGCGTGGCGCTGGTGGTGCAGACGGCGGTGGTCAACTTCGTCGAGTGGATGCAAGACCCGCATAGCGACGTGAGCTACACCGCGCAGGCGTTCGAACTGGTGCCCCAGGATCTGACCCGACGAATCGCCTTACGCCACACCGTGGACATGGTGCGCGTCACCATGGAGTTCTTCGAAGAAGTTGTGCCGCTGCTGGCCCGTTCCGAAGAGCAGTTGACGGCGCTCACAGTGGGCATCTTGAAGTACAGCCGCGACCTGGCGTTCACCGCCGCCACGGCGTACGCCGATGCGGCCGAAGCGCGCGGCACCTGGGATAGCCGGATGGAGGCCAGCGTCGTCGACGCGGTGGTGCGCGGCGACACCGGCCCCGAGCTGCTGTCCCGCGCGGCCGCGTTGAACTGGGACACGACCGCGCCAGCGACGGTTGTGGTCGGCACCCCGGCGCCGGACCGCGACGGCGCAAACGGCCAGGTCAGCAGCGAACGAGCCAGCCAGGAAGTCCGCGATATTGCCGCCCGCCACGGCCGCGCGGCGCTGACCGACGTGCACGGTACCTGGTTGGTGGCGATCATATCCGGCCGGTTAGCGCCGACCGACAAGTTTTTTGGTGACCTGCTGCACGCGTTCTCCGACGGCCCGGTGGTCATCGGCCCGACAGCACCGATGCTGACTGCCGCCTACCACAGCGCAAGCGAGGCGATTTCCGGGATGAACGCCGTTGCCGGATGGAATGGAGCGCCGCGCCCCGTGCTGGCCAGAGAACTCCTGCCCGAACGCGCCTTAATGGGGGATGCATCGGCGATCGTGGCGTTGCATACCGACGTGATGCGGCCATTGGCCGATGCCGGGCCGACGCTCATCGAGACACTCGACGCGTACCTGGATTGCGGCGGCGCGATTGAGGCCTGCGCCCGCAAGTTGTTCGTTCATCCAAACACCGTGCGGTACCGGCTCAAGCGCATCACAGACTTCACCGGCCGCGATCCCACCCTGCCACGCGATGCATATGTGCTGCGAGTGGCGGCGACGGTGGGTCAGCTCAACTATCCGACGCATCACTCGAGTACGGGCAACAAGACGATGCCCCAGGTACAACTGCCGGTGATCCGGGGTGCCATGACACCGTCCGGACGATAG
- a CDS encoding ACP S-malonyltransferase gives MIALLAPGQGSQTEGMLSPWLELPGAADQIATWSKASGLDLVRLGTTASTEEITDTAVAQPLIVAAALLAHQELAKHAAFENAPDDLIVAGHSVGEIAAYCIAGVIAADDAVALAATRGAEMAKACALEPTGMSAVLGGDEADVLNRLEELDLVPANRNAAGQIVAAGRLTALEKLAEDPPARARVRALGVAGAFHTEFMTAALDGFAEAAASIVTAEPIAMLLSNRDGKPVTSAAAGMATLISQLTHPVRWDLCNATLREHNVTAIVELPPAGALTGIAKRELRGVTARAVKSPADLDELASL, from the coding sequence GTGATTGCATTACTTGCACCCGGACAGGGCTCGCAGACCGAGGGAATGCTGTCGCCGTGGCTGGAACTGCCCGGCGCCGCGGACCAGATCGCGACCTGGTCGAAAGCGAGTGGCCTAGATCTGGTACGCCTAGGCACCACCGCCTCGACCGAGGAGATCACCGATACCGCCGTCGCTCAGCCGTTGATTGTTGCGGCCGCGCTGCTGGCTCATCAGGAGCTGGCCAAGCATGCCGCGTTTGAGAATGCCCCCGACGACCTCATCGTGGCCGGACACTCCGTCGGCGAGATCGCGGCGTACTGCATCGCCGGTGTGATCGCCGCCGACGATGCAGTCGCGCTGGCCGCCACCCGCGGCGCCGAGATGGCCAAGGCGTGCGCCCTCGAGCCGACCGGCATGTCTGCCGTGCTCGGCGGTGACGAAGCCGACGTGCTGAATCGCCTCGAGGAGCTTGACCTGGTTCCTGCGAACCGCAACGCCGCCGGTCAGATTGTCGCCGCCGGTCGACTGACCGCGTTAGAAAAGCTCGCCGAAGACCCCCCAGCCAGGGCTCGGGTGCGCGCACTGGGTGTGGCCGGAGCGTTCCACACCGAGTTCATGACCGCGGCCCTTGATGGCTTCGCCGAGGCGGCGGCCAGCATCGTGACCGCCGAGCCCATCGCGATGCTGCTGTCCAACCGCGACGGAAAGCCGGTCACGTCGGCAGCAGCAGGGATGGCGACCCTGATTTCTCAGCTGACTCACCCGGTGCGCTGGGATCTGTGCAACGCGACGCTGCGTGAGCACAACGTCACGGCGATCGTGGAGCTCCCGCCCGCGGGCGCTCTCACCGGAATCGCCAAACGCGAGCTTCGGGGGGTTACGGCGCGCGCCGTCAAGTCGCCCGCAGACCTGGACGAGTTGGCAAGCCTCTAA
- the acpM gene encoding meromycolate extension acyl carrier protein AcpM, translated as MAVTQEEIIAGIAEIIEEVTGIEPSEVTPEKSFVDDLDIDSLSMVEIAVQTEDKYGVKIPDEDLAGLRTVGDVVAYIQKLEEENPEAAEALRAKIVSENPDAAANVKARLEAESK; from the coding sequence GTGGCCGTCACTCAGGAAGAGATTATTGCCGGTATCGCCGAGATCATCGAAGAGGTGACCGGTATCGAGCCGTCCGAGGTTACCCCGGAGAAGTCGTTCGTCGACGACCTGGACATTGACTCGCTGTCGATGGTCGAGATCGCCGTGCAGACCGAGGACAAGTACGGCGTCAAGATTCCCGACGAGGACCTCGCCGGTCTGCGTACCGTCGGTGACGTTGTCGCCTACATCCAGAAGCTCGAGGAAGAGAACCCCGAGGCCGCCGAGGCGCTGCGCGCCAAGATTGTGTCGGAGAACCCCGACGCCGCCGCGAACGTTAAGGCAAGGCTGGAAGCGGAAAGCAAGTGA
- the kasA gene encoding 3-oxoacyl-ACP synthase KasA, with translation MTKPSTANGGFPSVVVTAVTATTSISPDIEGTWKGLLAGESGIHVLEDEYITKWDLPVKIGGHLKEPVDTHMGRLDMRRMSYVQRMGKLLSGRLWESAGSPEVDPDRFTVVVGTGLGGAERIVESYDLMNAGGPRKVSPLAVQMIMPNGAAATVGLQLGARAGVMTPVSACSSGSEAIAHAWRQIVMGDADVAVCGGVEGPIEALPIAAFSMMRAMSTRNDDPEGASRPFDKNRDGFVFGEAGALMLIETEEHAKARGAKPLARLLGAGITSDAFHMVAPAADGVRAGRAMTRSLELAGLSAKDVDHVNAHGTATPIGDSAEANAIRVAGCEQAAVYAPKSALGHSIGAVGALESVLTVLTLRDGVIPPTLNYETPDPEIDLDIVAGEPRYGDYRYAVNNSFGFGGHNVALAFGRY, from the coding sequence GTGACCAAGCCTTCCACTGCTAATGGCGGTTTCCCCAGCGTTGTGGTGACCGCCGTCACAGCGACGACGTCGATCTCGCCGGACATCGAGGGCACGTGGAAGGGTCTGTTGGCCGGCGAGAGTGGCATCCACGTACTCGAAGATGAGTACATCACCAAGTGGGACCTGCCGGTCAAGATCGGCGGCCACCTCAAGGAGCCGGTCGATACTCACATGGGCCGGCTGGACATGCGGCGCATGTCGTACGTCCAGCGGATGGGCAAGCTGCTCAGCGGTCGGCTGTGGGAGTCCGCGGGCAGCCCGGAGGTCGATCCCGACCGGTTCACCGTCGTGGTCGGCACCGGTCTGGGTGGCGCCGAGCGAATCGTGGAGAGCTACGACCTGATGAACGCGGGCGGGCCTCGTAAGGTGTCTCCGCTCGCCGTTCAAATGATCATGCCCAACGGCGCCGCGGCGACCGTCGGGCTGCAGCTCGGGGCACGCGCCGGGGTGATGACACCGGTGTCGGCCTGTTCGTCGGGCTCCGAGGCGATCGCGCACGCCTGGCGCCAGATCGTCATGGGAGATGCCGACGTCGCCGTCTGCGGCGGTGTCGAGGGCCCGATCGAGGCGCTGCCCATCGCGGCGTTCTCGATGATGCGGGCCATGTCGACCCGCAACGACGACCCCGAGGGGGCATCGCGCCCGTTCGACAAGAACCGTGACGGGTTTGTGTTCGGCGAAGCCGGTGCCCTGATGCTCATCGAGACTGAGGAGCACGCCAAGGCCCGCGGCGCCAAGCCGCTGGCTCGGCTGCTTGGTGCGGGCATCACCTCGGACGCCTTCCATATGGTGGCGCCCGCGGCCGACGGGGTGCGGGCCGGGCGGGCAATGACCCGGTCGCTGGAGCTGGCGGGTTTGTCGGCGAAGGACGTGGACCACGTCAACGCACACGGGACAGCGACGCCGATCGGCGACAGCGCGGAGGCCAACGCCATCCGGGTCGCCGGTTGCGAGCAGGCTGCGGTGTATGCGCCAAAGTCAGCACTGGGCCACTCCATCGGCGCGGTCGGCGCGCTGGAGTCCGTCCTGACGGTGCTGACTCTTCGCGACGGTGTCATCCCACCCACGCTGAACTATGAAACCCCAGATCCCGAGATCGATCTGGACATTGTCGCAGGTGAACCTCGCTACGGCGACTACCGTTACGCGGTCAACAACTCCTTCGGGTTCGGTGGCCACAACGTGGCGCTCGCCTTTGGGCGCTACTAA
- the kasB gene encoding 3-oxoacyl-ACP synthase KasB, translating into MTTSPELVTGKAFPNVVVTGIAMTTALATDAETTWKLLLDNQSGIRMLDDPFVEEFDLPVRIGGHLLEEFDHQLTRVELRRMGYLQRMSTVLSRRLWENAGSPGVDTNRLMVSIGTGLGSAEELIFSYDDMRARGMKAVSPLAVQKYMPNGAAAAVGLERHAKAGVMTPVSACASGSEAIAHAWQQIVLGEADAAICGGVETRIEAVPIAGFSQMRIVMSTKNDDPAGACRPFDRDRDGFVFGEAGALMLIETEDSAKARGANILARIMGASITSDGFHMVAPDPNGERAGHAIARAVHLAGLSPGDIDHVNAHATGTQVGDLAEAKAINSALGNNRPAVYAPKSALGHSVGAVGAVESILTVLALRDQVIPPTLNLVNLDPDIDLDVVAGKPRPGNYRYAVNNSFGFGGHNVAIAFGRY; encoded by the coding sequence ATGACCACATCGCCGGAGCTGGTTACAGGGAAAGCTTTTCCCAATGTGGTCGTCACCGGCATTGCGATGACGACTGCGCTGGCAACAGACGCGGAGACCACGTGGAAGTTGTTGCTCGACAACCAAAGCGGAATTCGTATGCTCGATGACCCGTTCGTCGAGGAGTTCGACCTACCGGTTCGCATCGGTGGGCATCTGCTGGAGGAATTCGACCACCAGCTGACCCGCGTCGAGCTGCGCAGGATGGGTTACCTGCAGAGAATGTCCACCGTGCTGAGCCGGCGGCTATGGGAGAACGCCGGCTCGCCCGGCGTGGACACCAATCGGTTGATGGTGTCCATCGGCACCGGGTTGGGTTCGGCCGAGGAGCTGATCTTCAGCTACGACGACATGCGTGCTCGGGGCATGAAGGCGGTCTCGCCCCTGGCCGTGCAGAAGTACATGCCCAACGGTGCGGCCGCGGCCGTCGGGCTGGAGCGCCACGCCAAGGCTGGGGTGATGACGCCGGTGTCGGCGTGTGCGTCTGGTTCCGAAGCCATCGCCCATGCGTGGCAGCAGATCGTGCTCGGCGAAGCCGACGCCGCGATCTGTGGTGGCGTGGAAACACGGATCGAGGCCGTACCGATCGCCGGGTTCTCCCAGATGCGCATCGTGATGTCCACCAAGAACGACGACCCCGCCGGTGCGTGTCGCCCGTTCGACAGGGACCGCGACGGCTTCGTGTTCGGCGAGGCCGGCGCGCTCATGTTGATCGAAACCGAGGACAGTGCGAAGGCGCGCGGCGCCAACATCCTGGCTCGGATCATGGGCGCCAGCATCACCTCGGACGGCTTCCATATGGTGGCGCCGGACCCCAACGGGGAACGCGCTGGGCATGCGATCGCCCGTGCGGTTCACCTCGCGGGCCTCAGTCCGGGCGACATCGACCACGTCAACGCCCATGCCACCGGCACCCAGGTCGGTGACCTGGCCGAAGCCAAAGCCATCAACAGCGCCCTCGGTAATAACCGACCGGCGGTGTACGCACCCAAATCTGCCCTCGGCCACTCGGTGGGTGCAGTCGGCGCGGTGGAATCGATCTTGACTGTGCTCGCGTTGCGAGACCAGGTAATCCCACCGACACTGAACCTGGTAAACCTCGATCCAGACATTGACTTGGACGTGGTGGCGGGTAAGCCGCGGCCAGGTAATTACCGGTATGCGGTCAACAACTCATTCGGATTCGGCGGTCACAACGTAGCGATCGCCTTCGGCCGATACTGA